A genome region from Maridesulfovibrio salexigens DSM 2638 includes the following:
- the rimP gene encoding ribosome maturation factor RimP has protein sequence MEQGSLAKKVSQFVEPTIESMGLTLWGVEVTSANRPAVIIYIDSENGVSIDQCAEVSRDVGLMLEVEEVIDSAYVLEVSSPGLERKFFKPEQMSAYVGKKIDIALVFSLEGRKKFKGLLQETDEEGLLLKLEDQEDPIKIEWDRIKKAKLIHEFK, from the coding sequence GTGGAACAAGGCTCATTAGCCAAAAAAGTAAGCCAGTTCGTGGAGCCCACCATTGAATCAATGGGGCTGACCCTTTGGGGCGTGGAAGTAACTTCCGCTAACCGTCCGGCTGTCATCATTTATATCGACAGTGAAAATGGCGTAAGCATTGATCAGTGCGCAGAAGTAAGCAGGGACGTAGGTCTCATGCTCGAAGTTGAAGAAGTAATCGACAGTGCGTACGTCCTTGAAGTTTCCTCACCCGGACTGGAAAGAAAATTTTTCAAACCGGAGCAGATGTCCGCCTATGTAGGCAAAAAAATCGACATCGCCCTCGTCTTCTCCCTCGAAGGCCGCAAGAAATTCAAAGGCCTCCTTCAGGAAACCGACGAGGAAGGGCTCCTGCTCAAGCTCGAAGATCAGGAAGATCCCATCAAAATCGAATGGGATAGAATAAAGAAAGCAAAACTCATTCACGAGTTTAAATAA